The following proteins come from a genomic window of Companilactobacillus pabuli:
- the metK gene encoding methionine adenosyltransferase, protein MSKNYLFTSESVSEGHPDKVADQISDAILDAILTKDKDARVAVETTVTTGLVLVVGEVSTSAYVDIQAVVRKTITDIGYDGTNPGFNGNSCAVLVALDEQSPDIAQGVDDALEERGSDDKDPLDQIGAGDQGFVFGFATNETKEFMPLPISLAHKLMRKTAEVRKNHTIPYLMPDAKSQVTIEYDENDHPVRVDTIVLSTQHKAEASLEQVQKDIKKYVIDEVVPANMMDDKTKILINPTGRFVIGGPEGDSGLTGRKVIVDTYGGFARHGGGAFSGKDATKVDRSASYAARYIAKNLVAAGVAEKVEIQIAYAIGVAKPVSIHVDTFGTSDFDEEKIEEVINKFFDLRPLGIIKMLDLQRPIYKKTAAYGHFGRTDIDLPWEKLDKVNDIKKFLNI, encoded by the coding sequence ATGTCAAAAAATTATTTATTTACTTCTGAATCAGTTTCAGAAGGACATCCAGATAAGGTTGCTGATCAAATCAGTGATGCAATTCTCGATGCAATTTTAACAAAGGATAAAGATGCACGTGTTGCTGTTGAAACTACTGTTACAACCGGTTTAGTTTTAGTTGTTGGTGAAGTTTCTACTTCTGCATACGTTGATATTCAAGCAGTTGTTCGTAAGACAATTACTGATATCGGCTATGATGGAACAAACCCTGGTTTCAACGGTAATAGCTGTGCCGTTTTAGTAGCACTAGATGAACAATCTCCTGATATTGCTCAAGGTGTTGACGATGCTTTGGAAGAACGTGGTAGTGATGATAAAGATCCATTGGATCAAATCGGTGCCGGTGACCAAGGTTTCGTATTCGGATTTGCAACTAATGAAACTAAAGAATTTATGCCTTTACCAATCTCTCTAGCTCACAAGTTGATGAGAAAAACTGCTGAAGTTAGAAAGAACCATACTATCCCATACTTGATGCCTGACGCTAAGTCACAAGTAACAATCGAATATGATGAAAATGATCATCCTGTTCGTGTGGATACAATTGTTTTAAGTACTCAACACAAAGCTGAGGCTAGTTTGGAACAAGTTCAAAAAGATATCAAGAAGTACGTTATCGACGAAGTTGTTCCTGCAAACATGATGGACGACAAGACTAAGATTTTAATCAATCCTACAGGTCGTTTCGTCATTGGTGGACCAGAAGGTGATTCCGGTCTTACAGGACGTAAAGTCATCGTTGATACATATGGTGGTTTTGCACGTCACGGTGGTGGTGCCTTTTCAGGTAAAGATGCTACTAAAGTTGACCGTTCAGCAAGCTATGCTGCTAGATACATTGCTAAAAACCTTGTAGCTGCCGGTGTTGCTGAAAAAGTTGAAATCCAAATTGCTTACGCTATTGGTGTGGCAAAACCAGTGTCAATTCACGTTGATACTTTTGGCACTAGTGATTTTGACGAAGAAAAAATTGAAGAAGTTATCAATAAATTCTTCGATCTTCGTCCACTAGGTATTATTAAAATGTTGGATCTACAAAGACCAATTTATAAGAAGACGGCCGCATATGGTCACTTCGGACGTACAGATATCGATTTACCTTGGGAAAAACTTGATAAAGTTAATGATATTAAGAAATTCTTGAATATTTAA
- a CDS encoding MDR family MFS transporter, protein MAQNKQSNVVIVTIAVFIATFMTAIEGTIVSTAMPTIIGSLHGVSLMNWVFSIYLLMTAVATPIYGKLSDIVGRKPILLIGLVIFVIGSTLCAMSNSMLTLILARVIQGIGSGAIQPLTFTIIADIYPLEKRARILGLNGSAWGIAAVIAPLLGGFIVEQLSWHWIFLINLPVGLLTMALIWFFFKEEKREHEKIKIDYVGTVLLVLVLLPLMLALQNIGSKNVFLPIGLVVISIISIFAFIKVERHVSDPILPLGLFKNKTFVIQNLMALLVSGFLISFEAYIPTWMQGILGLSPSMGGFAVTPSSIVWIFGSFWAGTLIKKMAPNRVIYISLFFLFVGNGLLLLANPTTPFWYFCMLAGILGCGFGLTITTTTVTSQTVVEPENVGVATSFNTLVRTIGQSMMVSVCGIVLNTALAKGAAENSNISVDMMNKLIDPQTASSLPHQLLPKMRQILFSGLHNIYVAGLVLLIIGLIFNAFELKNKKILGSK, encoded by the coding sequence ATGGCACAGAATAAACAATCAAATGTCGTTATTGTCACGATTGCTGTTTTCATTGCAACCTTCATGACAGCGATTGAGGGAACAATCGTTTCGACTGCTATGCCAACGATTATCGGTAGTTTGCATGGGGTTAGTTTGATGAATTGGGTCTTCTCAATTTACTTATTAATGACTGCCGTAGCAACACCTATTTATGGGAAATTATCAGATATTGTCGGTCGTAAGCCAATTCTTTTGATAGGGTTGGTGATTTTCGTTATCGGATCAACACTTTGTGCGATGTCTAATTCGATGCTGACTTTGATCTTAGCACGTGTAATTCAAGGTATCGGTTCTGGAGCAATCCAGCCGTTGACTTTTACAATTATTGCTGATATTTATCCGCTTGAAAAAAGAGCTCGTATCTTAGGTTTAAATGGATCAGCTTGGGGAATTGCCGCTGTTATTGCACCGTTATTAGGTGGTTTCATTGTTGAACAGTTAAGTTGGCATTGGATTTTCTTGATCAATCTGCCTGTAGGATTGTTAACTATGGCATTGATCTGGTTCTTCTTTAAGGAAGAAAAAAGAGAACATGAAAAAATTAAGATTGACTATGTTGGCACAGTTTTATTAGTACTAGTTTTGTTGCCATTGATGTTGGCTCTACAAAATATTGGTAGTAAAAATGTTTTCTTGCCAATTGGTTTGGTAGTTATTTCAATTATTTCTATTTTTGCCTTTATTAAAGTAGAAAGACATGTGAGTGATCCAATCTTACCATTGGGATTGTTCAAGAATAAAACATTCGTGATCCAAAACTTAATGGCCTTATTAGTTAGTGGTTTTTTAATTAGTTTTGAAGCTTACATTCCAACTTGGATGCAAGGAATTTTAGGATTAAGTCCATCTATGGGTGGATTTGCAGTTACACCTAGTTCAATTGTTTGGATCTTTGGATCATTTTGGGCTGGAACGTTAATCAAAAAAATGGCACCTAATCGTGTCATTTACATTAGTTTATTCTTCTTGTTTGTCGGTAATGGATTGTTATTGTTGGCTAATCCAACGACGCCATTCTGGTACTTCTGTATGTTAGCAGGAATACTTGGCTGTGGTTTTGGATTGACAATTACAACAACGACAGTTACTTCTCAAACAGTTGTCGAACCAGAAAACGTGGGTGTCGCAACTAGTTTTAATACTTTAGTTAGAACTATCGGTCAATCAATGATGGTTTCTGTCTGCGGTATCGTCTTGAATACAGCTTTAGCTAAAGGTGCGGCTGAAAACAGTAATATTTCGGTTGATATGATGAATAAATTGATTGATCCACAAACCGCAAGTTCCTTGCCACATCAGCTTTTACCCAAAATGCGACAAATTCTTTTTTCTGGATTGCACAATATTTACGTAGCGGGTCTTGTACTATTAATAATAGGGTTAATTTTTAATGCCTTTGAGCTTAAGAATAAAAAAATTCTTGGTTCTAAATAA
- a CDS encoding glucosaminidase domain-containing protein: MVITRYERKLEDSRLTRLNNKKAKNANLRRNLTILGSSMFVGTAVAEVGFSRPTPVKAEALSVNNLLNQNIATGTVTPVSSKGVGDEQFIDYIGNSARKLASNNDLYASVMIAQAMVESGWGTSGLASAPNYNLFGIKGDYNGESVNMGTQEDDGTGSLYSISSNFRKYPSYKESLEDYVSLLRGGTSGNSQLYAGAWKSNTTSYKDATKYLTGRYATDTTYADKLNSMIEKYNLTQFDVNASDKDQTYTVAQGDTLQSIADKFNMSTDTLMNLNDLKTDNYIYPGKTLTVTKIIGNENNGVTMTNLSNKTSDDTGNVGDAYGDQQAPVFVQDERDGVEKYVPSSDDDSSTIDVQNDYSSNDSDSGSQSKSVTVQNGDTIDSIATQAGTSIDNIKQLNNLNSDLLVVGQTLLV; this comes from the coding sequence ATGGTTATTACACGTTATGAACGCAAACTCGAAGATAGCCGTTTGACTAGATTAAATAATAAAAAAGCTAAGAACGCAAACTTACGAAGAAATTTGACGATTCTTGGGTCAAGTATGTTCGTTGGTACCGCAGTAGCTGAAGTCGGTTTTTCAAGACCTACTCCAGTTAAGGCTGAAGCTTTGTCTGTCAATAATTTGTTAAATCAAAATATTGCAACGGGGACAGTAACTCCAGTTAGTTCTAAAGGAGTTGGCGATGAGCAATTTATCGATTATATTGGTAATTCTGCCCGTAAACTAGCTTCTAATAACGATTTGTACGCTTCAGTTATGATTGCCCAAGCCATGGTTGAAAGTGGTTGGGGAACTAGTGGTTTAGCTAGCGCACCTAATTACAATCTCTTTGGTATTAAGGGAGATTATAACGGCGAATCAGTTAATATGGGGACTCAAGAAGACGATGGAACGGGTAGTTTGTATTCCATCAGTTCTAATTTTAGAAAGTATCCTTCTTACAAGGAATCGCTAGAGGATTACGTTTCATTACTTCGAGGTGGAACTAGTGGTAATTCTCAACTATATGCGGGTGCTTGGAAGAGTAATACTACGTCTTATAAGGATGCAACTAAGTATTTGACTGGTCGTTATGCGACCGATACGACTTATGCTGACAAACTTAATAGTATGATTGAGAAGTATAATTTGACGCAATTTGATGTCAATGCTTCAGATAAAGATCAAACTTATACAGTAGCTCAAGGAGATACTCTGCAATCAATCGCTGATAAATTTAATATGTCGACTGATACTTTGATGAATCTAAACGACTTGAAGACTGACAACTATATTTATCCAGGTAAAACTTTGACAGTGACAAAGATTATTGGCAATGAAAATAATGGTGTTACTATGACTAATTTGTCCAATAAGACTTCAGATGATACTGGCAATGTTGGTGATGCCTATGGTGACCAACAAGCTCCAGTTTTTGTACAAGATGAACGTGATGGTGTTGAGAAGTATGTACCATCTAGTGATGATGATTCTTCCACGATCGATGTTCAAAATGATTACAGCTCAAATGATTCAGATAGTGGTAGTCAAAGTAAGTCAGTGACTGTTCAAAATGGTGATACAATCGATTCCATCGCCACACAAGCTGGTACTTCAATCGACAATATTAAACAATTAAATAATTTAAATTCAGATTTATTGGTTGTCGGACAAACATTATTGGTATAA
- a CDS encoding phosphatase PAP2 family protein, whose translation MKISTKISVLNLFLLGLFVFWAINVATNTTLINNFDNFFINQIYHHNSLTIRLFSNFTNLGDTFPTIGVTAIIFLALIFKKYYYAGIYLVLNKVVIAGLNSLIKIIVKRPRPSHHHYVEAGGFSFPSGHSASSFALYISLLIISLIIFKKISTKIIISTICLLTVILIGYSRIFLGVHYPSDVLGGYLLAATILTFNTLLFRTKNFFILKLKGIKN comes from the coding sequence ATGAAAATATCTACAAAAATATCTGTTTTAAATTTATTTCTTTTAGGTTTATTTGTTTTTTGGGCTATCAATGTAGCTACAAATACCACTCTTATCAACAATTTTGATAATTTCTTCATCAATCAGATCTATCATCATAATAGTTTGACGATTCGTCTTTTTTCTAATTTTACGAACTTAGGCGACACTTTTCCAACAATCGGTGTAACCGCAATCATCTTCTTGGCTTTAATTTTCAAAAAGTATTATTATGCTGGAATTTATCTCGTTCTCAATAAAGTGGTCATTGCAGGTCTTAACAGCTTAATAAAAATCATCGTCAAACGTCCACGTCCTAGCCACCACCATTATGTTGAAGCTGGTGGTTTCAGTTTCCCAAGCGGACATTCAGCTAGTTCATTTGCCCTGTACATTTCGCTTTTGATTATCAGTCTGATCATCTTTAAAAAAATCAGTACCAAAATTATCATTAGCACAATTTGTTTGTTAACAGTTATATTGATTGGATATAGTCGAATCTTTTTAGGTGTCCACTACCCTAGCGATGTCTTAGGTGGATATCTCTTGGCAGCGACCATCCTAACTTTCAACACTCTATTATTTAGAACCAAGAATTTTTTTATTCTTAAGCTCAAAGGCATTAAAAATTAA